One window of ANME-2 cluster archaeon genomic DNA carries:
- a CDS encoding DNA topoisomerase, producing VSFTKGVYAEYALSILSGEIISKNGKRDGHDHPPIHPVHYVSKTDIEKAIGLSNAWKIYDLIVRHFLANLMHSALFEKTRLEITVKDEIFDSTGSVQKNAGWLRVYPFETKNDKLLPLVEERQNVGIKRITNKKSRTSPPNKLTEAELLTLMDKHGIGTKATAPSHIATNKKRGYFETKGKSVFILETGFTLMDALNNSVPILVKPDIRARIESLIQEVENGEKDFEASLVEGTTLIKEMYSQLTSNRNELVSQLAGTIRDETVVVDKKNYVGECPKCGRVLRMITTDKGRFVGCTGYPQCKNTYSLPKVGAINILRSRKCKMGGVAVAKVGNKYHWALGIGPCFNCDMEKECFPPEIIGACPECDGDMFLINITSKNTRFLGCTKRCGHTRSLPKNGRLTILKKVCEKCGWRMIRVKEQDKDAREFCANRVCAQSSRQGSRK from the coding sequence GTAAGTTTTACAAAAGGAGTGTATGCAGAATATGCACTTTCCATCCTTTCAGGGGAAATTATATCCAAAAACGGAAAAAGGGATGGACATGACCACCCACCAATTCACCCGGTACATTATGTATCAAAGACAGATATTGAAAAAGCGATCGGATTGTCGAATGCATGGAAGATATACGACCTCATAGTCCGTCATTTCCTTGCAAACCTCATGCATTCGGCACTATTTGAGAAGACCCGCCTTGAAATAACAGTAAAGGATGAGATATTCGATTCAACTGGTTCGGTACAAAAAAACGCTGGCTGGCTTCGAGTGTACCCGTTCGAGACGAAAAACGATAAACTCCTGCCACTTGTAGAAGAAAGACAGAACGTTGGCATAAAGAGGATCACAAATAAGAAATCCAGGACATCACCTCCGAATAAGTTGACCGAAGCCGAACTGCTCACACTGATGGATAAGCACGGCATTGGCACTAAAGCGACCGCACCCTCGCATATCGCAACAAACAAAAAGCGTGGTTATTTTGAGACAAAAGGCAAGTCAGTTTTCATTCTTGAGACAGGTTTTACGCTCATGGATGCCCTGAACAACTCAGTCCCGATACTTGTCAAACCAGACATACGCGCCCGTATTGAATCACTCATACAGGAAGTGGAAAATGGTGAAAAGGATTTTGAAGCATCGCTTGTTGAGGGCACGACACTGATCAAGGAGATGTACTCGCAACTAACATCAAACAGGAATGAACTTGTATCCCAGCTTGCAGGCACGATCCGGGATGAAACCGTTGTTGTTGACAAAAAGAACTACGTAGGAGAGTGCCCGAAATGTGGACGAGTGCTTCGGATGATCACGACAGACAAAGGGCGATTTGTCGGATGTACCGGATACCCGCAGTGTAAGAACACATATTCCTTGCCAAAAGTGGGTGCCATTAACATTTTGCGAAGCCGCAAGTGCAAAATGGGTGGTGTTGCCGTCGCTAAGGTTGGGAACAAATACCACTGGGCATTGGGTATCGGTCCGTGCTTCAACTGTGATATGGAAAAGGAATGTTTTCCGCCTGAAATTATAGGGGCGTGCCCGGAATGTGATGGGGACATGTTCCTGATAAACATTACATCAAAGAACACGCGCTTTCTCGGATGCACCAAACGCTGCGGTCACACCCGGTCATTGCCAAAGAACGGGCGGCTGACCATACTCAAGAAAGTGTGTGAGAAGTGTGGCTGGCGAATGATACGTGTAAAAGAGCAGGATAAGGATGCGCGTGAGTTCTGCGCAAACAGAGTGTGTGCGCAAAGTTCAAGACAGGGAAGCAGAAAGTAG
- a CDS encoding Fic family protein, with the protein MGNKTKDNRAGIFVLQNAGYESFIPNPLPPEDLVIDDELQLLLSKADGALARLDGVTQVLPNPDLFVAMYIKKEALLSSRIEGTQASLKGVLEFEAKLEPKENINDIREVMNYIKAMHHGIDNLGSDNLSPELINDIHKILIEGTRGTNKLPGKLRDFHNWIGTGGGTIHDAVYVPPPPEYVEELMSELEDFIQTSDNIPSLIKIALIHSQFETIHPYLDGNGRMGRLLITFYLYWKGLLSRPLLYLSYYLKKNRNLYYETLNDVRSKGDWEQWLTFFLKGVIEVSNDSIDTAKRIIELKQNLIERLLENNVGGVHAVKLIDILFDHPVITVTEISQLIGISRQAANKLTSKFEEMNILTEITGKKRYKKYTFVDFVRIIEKGTQI; encoded by the coding sequence ATGGGAAATAAAACGAAGGACAATAGAGCAGGAATTTTTGTTCTTCAAAATGCCGGATACGAATCATTCATACCTAATCCACTGCCTCCGGAGGATCTGGTAATCGATGATGAACTCCAATTATTGCTTTCAAAAGCAGATGGGGCTTTAGCAAGATTGGATGGGGTTACGCAAGTACTTCCCAATCCTGATCTTTTTGTTGCCATGTACATTAAAAAAGAGGCACTATTAAGTTCCCGGATCGAAGGAACACAAGCTTCACTAAAAGGTGTTCTAGAATTTGAAGCAAAATTGGAACCAAAAGAAAATATCAACGATATTCGAGAGGTTATGAATTACATAAAAGCAATGCACCATGGCATTGATAATCTTGGGTCTGATAACCTATCTCCTGAACTCATAAATGACATCCACAAGATACTGATCGAAGGCACAAGAGGCACTAACAAGCTTCCTGGAAAACTAAGAGATTTTCATAATTGGATAGGTACCGGTGGCGGTACAATTCATGATGCTGTTTATGTTCCTCCGCCACCTGAATATGTAGAAGAACTAATGTCAGAGCTTGAAGATTTTATTCAAACTTCTGACAACATCCCATCACTCATTAAAATCGCTTTGATACATTCACAATTTGAAACAATACATCCCTATCTGGACGGAAATGGCAGAATGGGACGATTGTTAATAACTTTTTATCTGTACTGGAAAGGGCTTTTATCAAGACCATTATTGTATCTTAGTTATTACTTAAAGAAAAATCGAAACCTATATTATGAAACTTTAAATGATGTACGATCAAAAGGGGATTGGGAACAGTGGCTGACATTTTTCTTAAAAGGCGTGATCGAAGTCTCAAATGATTCGATCGATACGGCAAAACGAATAATAGAACTAAAACAAAATCTTATTGAAAGATTGCTTGAAAACAATGTTGGAGGAGTTCATGCAGTAAAGTTGATCGATATACTTTTTGACCACCCTGTAATAACAGTCACCGAGATCTCGCAACTGATTGGAATAAGTCGTCAGGCAGCAAATAAATTAACATCAAAATTTGAAGAAATGAACATTCTAACAGAGATTACCGGAAAGAAGCGGTACAAAAAATACACATTTGTTGATTTCGTAAGGATCATTGAAAAGGGAACACAAATTTGA